One Desulfuromonas sp. DNA window includes the following coding sequences:
- a CDS encoding rhodanese-related (seleno)protein, with the protein MLLMGMGKAPEAGEVPRMTAQELKGQLGTPDLVILDVRKGKDWEESDRMISGALRADPKSPGKWTADYPKGKTIVLYCAUPNEGTSASVARQLMKMGYTNVYALKGGWNGWLEAGYPVTAK; encoded by the coding sequence ATGCTCCTCATGGGCATGGGCAAGGCCCCCGAGGCCGGCGAGGTGCCCCGGATGACGGCGCAGGAGTTGAAGGGGCAGCTCGGCACCCCCGACTTGGTGATTCTCGATGTACGGAAGGGGAAGGACTGGGAAGAAAGCGACCGGATGATCAGCGGGGCGCTCCGCGCCGATCCCAAGTCCCCCGGAAAGTGGACCGCCGACTACCCCAAGGGAAAGACCATCGTCCTCTACTGCGCGTGACCGAACGAAGGGACCAGTGCCAGTGTGGCACGGCAACTGATGAAGATGGGATACACCAACGTCTATGCCCTCAAGGGGGGATGGAACGGGTGGCTGGAAGCCGGCTACCCGGTGACGGCGAAGTAG
- a CDS encoding DUF3793 family protein, which translates to MTTLREALPDALVKPPIWAPIGRRFEGKECLASFLAFEAAEVLGGAKPGNLVNIVNRHMACGQYMYELWLRHGADLLAESPLLAFTLRDNGRNTLVYLYREDLLKRQLACPAVTGFLRERGFNPEGGTEQLLREMQLRFDEGGMPHEVGVILGYPLKDVLGFMGCGLEPLSCRGPWQIYGDPAPSLELVCSFRLCQLKMARSLAWAKNPRDCLGN; encoded by the coding sequence ATGACCACGTTAAGGGAGGCGTTGCCAGACGCCCTTGTCAAACCGCCGATTTGGGCCCCGATCGGCCGGCGGTTCGAGGGGAAGGAGTGCCTTGCATCCTTCCTCGCATTCGAGGCTGCCGAAGTCCTCGGCGGGGCCAAACCCGGGAACCTGGTCAACATCGTCAATCGCCACATGGCCTGCGGGCAGTACATGTACGAGCTCTGGCTACGCCACGGCGCCGACCTCCTCGCCGAGAGCCCCCTGCTGGCCTTCACCCTGCGCGACAACGGACGCAACACGCTGGTCTATCTCTACCGCGAGGATTTGCTGAAGCGCCAACTCGCCTGCCCCGCGGTGACTGGGTTCTTACGGGAACGGGGTTTCAATCCGGAGGGGGGAACGGAGCAGTTGCTGCGGGAGATGCAGCTGCGCTTCGACGAGGGGGGGATGCCCCACGAAGTCGGCGTCATCCTCGGTTATCCTCTCAAGGATGTTCTCGGTTTCATGGGCTGCGGGCTGGAGCCGTTGAGTTGCCGGGGGCCGTGGCAGATCTACGGCGACCCGGCACCGAGCCTGGAACTGGTGTGCTCCTTCCGCCTCTGTCAGTTGAAGATGGCCCGCTCACTCGCTTGGGCAAAGAATCCCAGGGATTGCCTCGGGAACTGA
- a CDS encoding LysR family transcriptional regulator: MELYQLRSFVAIARERNLTRAADLRHLSPSALSCQIKALEEELGVSLFERTARGMRLSEPGRILLSHAQGTLEAAGVLQRTAETLSRGITASVTIGLNTDPTFLRVSEINQRLALLRSDLNVIFHTSETTSTAQSLRNGTIDLGFFYGPLQAPDIDHAAITQVRICVVIPSNLAAAGPPRDWQELADLPWVWVSDKFPFYQVMQEKMGGFRMAPGRIVTAANEQIVRELVIAGQGVGIMREDEARPLAASGKALIWDKGWGSVPLNLGWREGNRDKGPVKAVREAIGYIWRKSHEEGDGSLADKAWA, from the coding sequence ATGGAGCTTTACCAGCTCAGGTCGTTCGTCGCCATCGCGCGCGAGCGGAACCTGACCCGGGCCGCCGACCTGCGGCACCTGAGCCCTTCGGCGCTCTCCTGCCAGATCAAGGCCCTCGAGGAGGAACTCGGCGTCAGCCTCTTCGAGCGGACCGCGCGGGGGATGCGGCTCAGCGAACCCGGCCGCATCCTTTTGAGCCACGCCCAGGGCACCCTCGAGGCGGCCGGCGTCCTGCAGCGCACCGCGGAAACCCTCAGCCGCGGCATCACCGCGTCGGTCACCATCGGCCTCAATACCGACCCGACCTTTCTGCGGGTCAGCGAGATCAACCAGCGCCTCGCCCTGCTGCGCTCCGACCTGAACGTGATCTTCCATACCAGCGAAACCACGAGCACGGCCCAGAGCCTCAGAAACGGAACGATCGACCTCGGCTTCTTTTACGGCCCGCTGCAGGCGCCCGACATCGACCATGCCGCCATCACCCAGGTTCGCATCTGCGTGGTGATCCCGAGCAACCTGGCGGCCGCGGGCCCGCCGCGCGACTGGCAGGAACTCGCCGACCTGCCCTGGGTCTGGGTCAGCGACAAGTTCCCCTTTTACCAGGTCATGCAGGAGAAAATGGGCGGTTTCAGGATGGCTCCCGGCAGGATCGTGACCGCGGCCAACGAGCAGATCGTTCGGGAGCTCGTGATCGCCGGTCAGGGGGTGGGGATCATGCGCGAGGACGAGGCGCGGCCCCTTGCCGCCAGCGGGAAGGCGTTGATCTGGGACAAGGGCTGGGGCTCGGTCCCCTTGAATCTCGGCTGGCGGGAAGGCAACCGCGACAAGGGGCCGGTCAAGGCCGTGCGCGAGGCGATCGGCTACATCTGGCGTAAGTCGCACGAAGAAGGGGACGGCAGTCTCGCCGACAAGGCTTGGGCCTGA
- a CDS encoding symporter small accessory protein: MLGLEGLGVPAGFALTLLSALLCIWYGVKNWNRGHLSDDEARRKQAWAREEQKVEENL; this comes from the coding sequence ATGTTAGGATTGGAAGGACTGGGAGTGCCGGCCGGCTTCGCCCTGACCCTGCTCAGCGCCCTGCTGTGCATCTGGTACGGAGTGAAAAACTGGAACCGCGGGCACCTGAGCGACGATGAGGCCCGCCGGAAGCAGGCCTGGGCCCGGGAAGAGCAGAAGGTCGAAGAGAACCTTTGA
- a CDS encoding sodium:solute symporter family protein, producing MSIPLLTSVVLVYLAIVACLTVKAYRSTTSAADYMLAGRGIHPFVMAMSYGATFVSTSAIIGFGGASAVFGMSVLWLTFLTIMIGIFIAFVFFGRRTRLMGLNLEAHTFPEFLGRRFDSLGLQGLTALLIFTAMPLYASVVLMGGAKFISQVLAIDYGVALFFLTAIIALYVIMGGLKAVMYTDAFQGSIMFSGLLVLLGVTYYKLGGVTLAHQRLSDMREIAVQVFGAKGHTGWTAFPELGSEYWLIVVTTIILGVGIGVLAQPQLIVRFMTVKSNRELNRAVLIGGIFILVAVGVPFIVGPLSNVFFYYENPATQGQIALLAAEKNVARIIPMYISSAMPQWFTALFMVTLLSAAMSTLSSQFHAMGTSLGRDIYEKALGRSGNPVLLTRIGILFAIMLSYFLAWGLPSFFEGGTAIIARGTAIFFGICAAAFLPMYFGAIYFRGMTKLAAYAGFVCGTAVSFFWLFFVHLKESKPLLLCKALFGVDSLAMGTKWALVDPLVIALPASVAATLLFNLWGRRPSRQHVERCFDNVS from the coding sequence GTGAGTATTCCGTTGCTGACCAGCGTCGTCCTGGTCTACCTGGCGATCGTCGCCTGTCTGACAGTCAAGGCCTACCGGAGCACCACCAGCGCCGCCGACTACATGCTCGCCGGGCGCGGGATTCACCCCTTCGTCATGGCCATGTCGTACGGCGCCACATTCGTCAGCACCTCGGCGATCATCGGTTTCGGCGGCGCCTCAGCGGTCTTCGGCATGAGCGTGCTGTGGCTGACCTTTCTCACCATCATGATCGGCATTTTCATCGCCTTCGTCTTTTTCGGCCGCCGCACCCGCCTGATGGGCCTCAACCTCGAAGCCCACACCTTCCCCGAGTTTCTCGGCCGGCGCTTCGACTCGCTCGGCCTGCAGGGGCTGACCGCGCTGCTGATCTTCACCGCAATGCCGCTCTACGCCAGCGTGGTGCTGATGGGCGGCGCCAAGTTCATCTCCCAGGTGCTCGCGATCGACTACGGCGTCGCGCTCTTTTTCCTCACCGCGATCATCGCCCTTTACGTGATCATGGGCGGGCTCAAGGCGGTCATGTACACCGACGCCTTCCAGGGAAGCATCATGTTCAGCGGCCTGCTGGTTCTGCTCGGGGTCACCTACTACAAGCTCGGCGGGGTGACCCTCGCTCACCAGCGCCTGAGCGACATGCGGGAGATCGCGGTGCAGGTTTTCGGGGCCAAGGGGCACACCGGCTGGACGGCCTTTCCCGAACTCGGTTCCGAATACTGGCTGATCGTCGTGACGACCATTATCCTCGGGGTCGGCATCGGAGTGCTCGCCCAGCCCCAGCTGATCGTGCGCTTCATGACGGTCAAGAGCAACCGCGAGCTGAACCGCGCGGTCCTGATCGGCGGGATCTTCATCCTCGTCGCCGTCGGGGTGCCGTTCATCGTCGGGCCGCTCTCCAACGTCTTTTTCTACTACGAAAACCCCGCGACCCAGGGACAGATCGCGCTCCTCGCGGCCGAGAAGAACGTCGCCCGGATCATCCCCATGTATATCAGCTCCGCGATGCCCCAGTGGTTCACCGCCCTTTTCATGGTCACCCTCCTCTCGGCGGCCATGAGCACCCTGAGTTCCCAGTTCCACGCCATGGGCACGTCCCTCGGGCGCGACATCTACGAAAAGGCCCTCGGGCGCAGCGGCAACCCGGTGCTGCTGACCCGGATCGGCATCCTCTTCGCCATCATGCTCAGCTACTTTCTCGCCTGGGGGCTCCCCAGCTTCTTCGAGGGGGGGACGGCGATCATCGCCCGCGGCACAGCGATCTTCTTCGGCATCTGCGCCGCCGCCTTTCTGCCGATGTATTTCGGGGCCATCTACTTCCGGGGCATGACCAAGCTGGCCGCCTACGCCGGTTTCGTCTGCGGCACCGCGGTCAGCTTCTTCTGGCTCTTCTTCGTCCACCTCAAGGAGTCGAAGCCGCTGCTGCTGTGCAAGGCGCTGTTCGGGGTCGATTCCCTCGCCATGGGGACCAAGTGGGCGCTCGTCGACCCGCTGGTGATCGCCCTGCCCGCCTCGGTCGCGGCGACGCTCCTCTTCAACCTGTGGGGGCGGCGGCCGTCCCGCCAGCACGTGGAGCGCTGCTTCGACAACGTGAGCTGA
- a CDS encoding amino acid permease, with product MSNQRRQLEDTNKLGTFAGVFTPSVLTILGIILFMRLGYVVGAAGLQQALLIILIANTISVLTSISLSAIATNLTVRGGGDYYLISRTLGLEFGGALGLVLFLAQSVSIGFYCIGFGEVAAGLFGVGGGGAQVIALLAIAGLFVLAWQGADWATRFQYAVMGILCLALVSFFLGGLQQWDGELLQANWRPAGESPGFWALFAVFFPAVTGFTQGVSMSGDLRDPGKSLPLGTFLAVGVSVLVYFAAALLFAGTLPQELMVGDYEAMNRVAWLPFLIVAGVFAATLSSAMASFLGAPRILQSLAGDKIFPLLNPFSKGAGPASNPQRGVLLAAAIAVLTVGLGNLNLIASVVAMFFLISYGLLNYATYFEAKAASPSFRPRFKWFHQHASLAGALVCLVAMLAIDWKSGALAVAVLFSLYQYLQRTAQQSRWADSRRSYHLQRVREHLLQASHDLEHPRDWRPQILAFSDSRVRRGRLLKFSSWLEGGSGLTTLVRILEESGPQRALKKAAAESQLYEDIAASGVQAFPLVVNAPSFEVGSSLLLQSYGVGPLRANTVLINHHGINTQQHYAEQLKNFGKNLRAGLRLGYNLVLLDAKEQEWQRLENQAADERRIDIWYEHRKSSALMLLLAHMMTRSPFWEQAELRVLAAVQNEDREGTIEALKKELEQGRIDAEAVVVADCKSATVIGCSADASLVVLPLALKEGQIIDCTGESADNLLPKLPLVALVVAAQQIELDAEPEEGAAGLLAEAEDALGAAQSRAELAEQELEAANLAIEENLKALLDGPRRGAEGDAVTPYEDLAESRQNLDKAIRRSAKAEAKRELEKRQLEQLRKKYHLKGDPEKGPGGTSV from the coding sequence ATGAGCAACCAGCGACGGCAGTTGGAGGACACGAACAAGCTGGGAACCTTTGCCGGGGTCTTCACCCCGAGCGTTCTGACCATCCTCGGGATCATCCTTTTCATGCGGCTCGGCTACGTGGTCGGAGCCGCCGGCTTGCAGCAGGCCCTGCTGATCATTCTCATTGCCAACACCATCTCGGTGCTGACCAGCATCTCGCTGTCGGCCATCGCCACCAACCTGACGGTCCGCGGCGGCGGCGATTATTACCTGATCTCCCGCACCCTGGGGCTGGAGTTCGGCGGCGCACTGGGATTGGTGCTCTTTCTGGCCCAATCGGTTTCGATCGGCTTCTACTGCATCGGTTTCGGAGAGGTGGCCGCCGGGCTGTTCGGGGTGGGCGGCGGCGGGGCGCAGGTCATTGCGCTGCTGGCGATCGCCGGCCTGTTCGTCCTCGCCTGGCAGGGGGCCGATTGGGCGACCCGGTTTCAGTATGCCGTTATGGGGATTCTCTGCCTGGCCCTGGTCTCCTTTTTCCTCGGCGGGCTGCAGCAATGGGATGGCGAACTTCTGCAGGCGAACTGGCGGCCCGCGGGGGAGAGCCCCGGGTTCTGGGCGCTGTTCGCGGTCTTTTTCCCCGCCGTCACCGGCTTCACCCAGGGCGTGAGCATGTCGGGAGACCTTCGCGATCCGGGCAAGAGTCTGCCGCTGGGAACCTTCCTTGCCGTGGGCGTTTCGGTCCTGGTCTATTTCGCCGCTGCACTCTTGTTTGCCGGCACCCTGCCCCAAGAACTGATGGTCGGTGATTACGAGGCCATGAACCGGGTCGCCTGGCTGCCTTTTTTGATCGTCGCCGGGGTTTTCGCGGCGACCCTCTCTTCGGCCATGGCCTCTTTTCTCGGCGCCCCCCGGATTCTGCAGTCGCTGGCGGGCGACAAAATCTTTCCCCTTCTGAACCCTTTTTCCAAGGGGGCGGGGCCTGCCAGCAACCCTCAACGCGGCGTCCTGCTGGCTGCGGCGATCGCCGTGCTGACCGTCGGCCTCGGCAACCTGAACCTGATCGCCAGCGTGGTGGCGATGTTCTTTTTGATCTCCTACGGTCTGCTCAACTACGCGACCTATTTTGAAGCCAAGGCCGCCAGCCCCTCGTTCCGACCGCGCTTCAAGTGGTTTCATCAACACGCCAGCCTCGCCGGAGCCCTGGTCTGCCTGGTGGCGATGCTGGCCATCGACTGGAAATCCGGGGCATTGGCGGTGGCGGTGCTGTTTAGCCTTTATCAGTACCTGCAGCGCACCGCACAGCAAAGCCGCTGGGCCGACAGCCGCCGCTCCTACCACCTGCAGCGGGTGCGCGAGCACCTGCTGCAGGCCTCGCACGACTTGGAGCACCCGCGGGACTGGCGGCCGCAGATTCTCGCCTTCTCCGACAGCCGTGTCCGTCGCGGGCGGCTGCTGAAATTCTCCTCCTGGCTCGAAGGCGGGAGCGGATTGACAACCCTGGTGCGCATCCTCGAGGAGAGCGGCCCGCAGAGAGCCCTGAAGAAGGCCGCCGCCGAAAGTCAACTGTATGAGGATATCGCCGCCAGCGGCGTTCAGGCATTTCCGCTGGTGGTCAATGCCCCGTCCTTCGAGGTCGGCAGTTCGCTGCTGCTGCAATCCTACGGGGTCGGCCCCCTGCGGGCCAACACCGTCCTGATCAATCACCACGGCATCAACACCCAGCAGCATTATGCCGAACAGCTCAAAAACTTCGGCAAAAACCTGCGCGCGGGCCTGCGGCTCGGCTACAACCTGGTGCTGCTCGATGCGAAAGAGCAGGAATGGCAGCGCCTGGAGAATCAGGCCGCCGATGAACGACGGATCGATATCTGGTACGAGCATCGAAAGAGCAGCGCGCTGATGTTGCTCCTGGCCCACATGATGACGCGGTCCCCCTTTTGGGAACAGGCCGAACTGAGGGTGCTGGCCGCGGTTCAGAATGAGGATCGCGAGGGGACGATCGAGGCCTTGAAGAAGGAGCTCGAGCAGGGTCGGATCGACGCCGAAGCCGTCGTTGTCGCGGACTGCAAAAGCGCCACGGTGATCGGATGTTCGGCGGATGCCAGCCTGGTGGTCTTGCCTTTGGCCCTGAAAGAGGGGCAGATCATCGATTGTACGGGGGAATCCGCCGACAACCTTCTGCCGAAGCTGCCACTGGTCGCCCTGGTCGTTGCCGCGCAACAGATCGAACTCGATGCCGAACCGGAGGAAGGTGCCGCCGGCCTGCTGGCCGAGGCCGAGGATGCCCTCGGCGCGGCGCAGAGCCGGGCCGAGCTTGCCGAGCAGGAGCTGGAGGCGGCCAACCTGGCCATCGAGGAGAATCTGAAGGCGCTGCTGGATGGCCCCAGGCGGGGAGCCGAAGGCGATGCGGTCACGCCTTATGAAGACCTGGCGGAGTCTCGCCAGAACCTGGACAAGGCGATCAGGCGCTCAGCCAAGGCCGAGGCCAAGCGGGAACTGGAGAAACGGCAGTTGGAGCAGCTTCGCAAGAAGTACCACCTGAAAGGGGACCCCGAAAAAGGGCCGGGCGGAACATCGGTCTGA
- a CDS encoding homoserine O-acetyltransferase, with amino-acid sequence MSGSVGIVTTEYAEFDTELQLESGRLLGPIRLAYETYGALNADRSNVILVTHAWTGDAHAAGRYAPEDRKPGWWDDMIGPGKVLDTERYFVICSNVIGSCKGSTGPASTNPRTGRPYNLSFPVVMVRDMVRAQKMLLERLGIDSLVTVIGGSMGAMQALEWGILYPDAVRSIIPIAGTGRTSPMAIALNAVARQAIFNDPLWKKGNYKPEHPPADGFALARAMGHISFLSDASMHLKFGRRFSARDGLFDFFGQYEVERYLEYNGGNFVGRFDTNSFLYLAKSLDLYDVAWNFDSLEEALGLLRCPSLWFAFTSDWLYPPNQTEEVVAVLESLGKPVEYRLIDSDYGHDSFLVEPDKFTPYVVEFLDRLAG; translated from the coding sequence TTGAGCGGATCGGTCGGCATCGTCACAACTGAATACGCCGAGTTCGACACCGAACTGCAGTTGGAAAGCGGTCGCCTGCTCGGCCCGATCCGGCTTGCCTACGAGACCTACGGAGCGCTCAACGCTGACCGGTCAAACGTCATCCTCGTCACCCACGCCTGGACCGGCGACGCCCACGCGGCCGGCCGCTACGCGCCGGAAGACCGCAAGCCGGGCTGGTGGGACGACATGATAGGCCCCGGAAAGGTGCTCGACACCGAGCGCTACTTCGTGATCTGCTCCAACGTCATCGGCTCCTGCAAGGGCTCCACCGGTCCGGCCAGCACCAACCCGCGCACCGGGCGCCCCTACAACCTGTCCTTTCCGGTGGTCATGGTGCGCGACATGGTGCGCGCCCAGAAAATGCTCCTCGAGCGTCTCGGCATCGACTCCCTGGTGACCGTCATCGGCGGCAGCATGGGGGCGATGCAGGCTCTTGAGTGGGGCATCCTCTACCCGGATGCGGTGCGCTCCATCATCCCTATCGCCGGCACCGGGCGCACCTCCCCCATGGCCATCGCCCTCAACGCCGTGGCCCGCCAGGCGATCTTTAACGACCCGCTGTGGAAAAAGGGGAACTACAAGCCGGAGCACCCGCCCGCCGACGGCTTCGCCCTGGCCCGGGCCATGGGCCACATCTCCTTCCTCTCCGACGCTTCCATGCACCTCAAGTTCGGGCGGCGCTTTTCGGCCCGCGACGGACTCTTCGACTTCTTCGGTCAGTACGAGGTGGAGCGCTACCTTGAGTACAACGGCGGCAACTTCGTCGGCCGCTTCGACACCAACAGCTTCCTCTACCTGGCAAAGTCCCTCGACCTGTACGATGTCGCCTGGAACTTCGACTCCCTTGAAGAGGCCCTCGGCCTCCTGCGCTGCCCCTCCCTGTGGTTCGCCTTCACCTCCGACTGGCTCTACCCCCCGAACCAGACCGAGGAGGTGGTGGCGGTCCTCGAGAGCCTCGGCAAGCCGGTGGAATACCGCCTCATCGACTCGGATTACGGCCACGACTCCTTTCTCGTCGAACCGGACAAGTTCACCCCCTACGTGGTCGAGTTTCTCGACCGTCTCGCCGGCTAG
- a CDS encoding DUF2780 domain-containing protein gives MAGIQDFIQMASQNLGINQETASAATGGILGFMKEKVGGADFDELLGRLPGAENLLHGSEEGAEEHHEGMMGGLMKKVTEMLHIGGGAGLAGMLGGSGLDAAKLGPFVSMFVGFLKENANGGLAGRLLDKVPELSKFMGK, from the coding sequence ATGGCAGGGATTCAGGACTTCATTCAGATGGCGAGCCAGAACCTGGGGATCAACCAAGAGACCGCCAGCGCGGCGACCGGTGGCATCCTCGGTTTTATGAAGGAGAAGGTCGGCGGGGCCGACTTCGATGAGTTGCTCGGCAGACTGCCGGGTGCGGAGAACCTTCTTCACGGCTCCGAAGAGGGGGCCGAAGAGCACCACGAAGGGATGATGGGCGGCCTGATGAAGAAGGTGACAGAGATGCTCCACATCGGCGGCGGAGCCGGCCTGGCCGGGATGCTGGGCGGCTCGGGTCTCGACGCCGCGAAACTGGGGCCCTTCGTTTCGATGTTCGTCGGCTTCCTCAAAGAGAACGCCAACGGGGGCCTGGCGGGCCGGCTCCTCGACAAGGTGCCCGAGTTGAGCAAGTTCATGGGAAAATAG
- a CDS encoding Rrf2 family transcriptional regulator gives MIITRATEYAIRALLFMAKQPRGEIVLKKDICRTQGVTPAFLTKLLQPLIKEGIVGSQRGVGGGFYLLKAPAEVTLLDVVKAEEGPLYLNQCLAHDGFCDRDVFCPMHGAWREVQDEIMAILDRYNFAHLARQETLNLGALAEKGKMSKKDTPAE, from the coding sequence ATGATCATCACCCGTGCAACCGAGTACGCCATTCGGGCCCTGCTCTTCATGGCCAAGCAACCCCGTGGGGAGATCGTCCTCAAGAAGGACATTTGCAGGACCCAGGGAGTCACGCCGGCGTTCCTCACAAAACTCCTCCAGCCTCTCATAAAGGAAGGCATCGTCGGTTCCCAGCGAGGCGTGGGAGGTGGGTTTTACCTTCTCAAGGCCCCCGCCGAAGTCACCCTTCTCGACGTTGTCAAGGCCGAAGAAGGCCCTCTCTACCTCAACCAGTGCCTGGCCCATGACGGTTTTTGCGACCGGGACGTCTTCTGCCCTATGCACGGAGCCTGGAGGGAAGTTCAGGACGAGATCATGGCCATTCTCGACCGCTACAACTTCGCCCACCTTGCCCGGCAGGAGACACTGAACCTGGGGGCTCTGGCCGAGAAGGGAAAAATGTCGAAAAAGGACACCCCGGCCGAGTGA
- a CDS encoding response regulator codes for MPKRIVVIDDSELVLAIASEALEQAGFEVFTAGSGIEANSIIYSPMRRPDLILLDVMMPMLNGDRKVRLLKEREASRHIPVLLMSTKPAEELEGLARSSGADGFLRKPFTALSLTRRVRQALAETARGAA; via the coding sequence ATGCCGAAGAGAATCGTGGTTATCGATGACAGCGAATTGGTTCTGGCCATCGCCTCCGAGGCTCTGGAACAGGCCGGATTCGAGGTGTTCACCGCCGGATCCGGGATCGAGGCCAACAGCATCATCTACTCTCCGATGCGCCGGCCCGACCTCATCCTCCTCGACGTCATGATGCCGATGCTCAACGGCGACCGCAAGGTCCGTCTTCTCAAGGAGCGCGAGGCCAGTCGTCACATCCCTGTTCTGCTCATGTCCACCAAGCCGGCCGAAGAACTGGAAGGCTTGGCACGCTCCTCTGGGGCCGACGGCTTTTTGCGCAAGCCCTTCACCGCTCTCTCCTTGACGCGGCGGGTCCGCCAGGCCCTTGCGGAAACCGCGCGGGGCGCCGCCTGA
- the gluQRS gene encoding tRNA glutamyl-Q(34) synthetase GluQRS, whose amino-acid sequence MDRQHPTPQPTVGRFAPSPTGALHFGSLVTAVGSYCLARQTGGKWLMRMEDLDTPRVVPGAADEILWTLEALGFEWDEEVLYQSRRTDRYEAALERLREQGRIFDCGCTRKEILASAPHPGEEGPVYPGTCRHGLAAGRRPRALRVRVPEEKVCFADGLFGAVEQHLVSAVGDFVLRRADGLFAYQLAVVVDDAECGVNQVVRGADLLSSTPRQVFLYACLGWPPPRFVHLPLALAPDGEKISKRHGTLARGDLQEGGGSLCRALRFLGQQPPAGLDLAPARDVLSWAIAHFDLKRVPSRSRPAEG is encoded by the coding sequence ATGGACCGTCAGCACCCGACACCCCAACCGACCGTCGGCCGCTTTGCCCCCAGTCCTACGGGTGCGCTCCATTTCGGCTCCCTGGTCACGGCGGTCGGCAGCTATTGTCTCGCCCGGCAGACCGGGGGAAAGTGGCTGATGCGCATGGAGGACCTGGACACCCCGCGGGTCGTCCCCGGGGCGGCGGACGAGATCCTGTGGACCCTGGAGGCGCTCGGGTTCGAGTGGGACGAAGAAGTGCTCTACCAGAGCCGCCGCACCGACCGCTACGAAGCGGCACTGGAGCGACTGCGAGAGCAGGGACGGATCTTCGACTGCGGCTGCACCCGAAAGGAGATCCTGGCCAGCGCCCCTCATCCCGGCGAAGAGGGCCCCGTTTATCCCGGAACCTGCCGGCACGGGCTTGCCGCTGGACGGCGCCCCCGGGCGCTGCGGGTCCGGGTTCCGGAGGAGAAGGTCTGCTTTGCCGACGGCCTTTTCGGGGCCGTAGAGCAACACCTGGTCAGCGCGGTGGGCGATTTCGTGCTGCGCCGGGCCGACGGGCTCTTTGCCTACCAGCTCGCGGTGGTGGTGGACGATGCCGAATGCGGGGTAAACCAGGTGGTCAGGGGAGCGGACCTTCTGTCCTCTACACCACGGCAGGTCTTTCTTTATGCCTGCCTGGGCTGGCCGCCCCCCCGCTTCGTCCACCTGCCCCTGGCCCTGGCCCCCGACGGCGAAAAGATCAGCAAACGCCACGGGACGCTGGCACGGGGCGACCTCCAAGAAGGCGGGGGGAGCCTCTGCCGGGCGCTGAGGTTTCTCGGCCAGCAGCCTCCCGCAGGCCTGGACCTGGCGCCCGCCCGGGATGTGCTTTCCTGGGCGATCGCCCATTTCGACCTGAAGCGGGTCCCTTCCCGGTCCCGGCCGGCGGAAGGGTGA